A genomic region of Mycobacterium sp. Aquia_213 contains the following coding sequences:
- a CDS encoding NAD-dependent epimerase/dehydratase family protein translates to MTVDTILVTGAFGQVGKRCAQILLDRGRTVIATDLRNDKTLAVQEELSAGAAPGALIPAYVDLTDAEAVRELVMTHQPGAIVHLAAVVSPVSYRNPTLARKVNVGGTENLLAAATALSRPPLFLMASSAAVYGSRNPHRYPERITPDTAVNPIDQYGQDKVLAEAAIRASGLPHALYRLAGVISPDTQSGGIDGDNLVIMRSMPVDNRLHAVDARDAALAFANGVDREATINGKALLIGGNETCVMLEHELEGDLMTAVGLGRLGPSVGLPGDPDDDRGWSFTGWYDTTEAQALLDFQEHDWQQTMAWVGESQRMVRIVLRVLGPLLRPVLRIAIKLQNRAEGRGPYADPWAMIENKYGPAALAHADRQAD, encoded by the coding sequence ATGACTGTCGACACCATCCTGGTCACCGGCGCGTTCGGACAGGTCGGCAAGCGCTGCGCGCAGATCCTGCTCGATCGAGGGCGAACGGTCATCGCGACCGACCTGCGCAACGACAAAACCCTTGCGGTGCAAGAAGAATTGTCGGCCGGCGCCGCACCCGGGGCACTGATTCCCGCCTACGTCGACCTGACGGACGCCGAAGCGGTGCGCGAGCTGGTCATGACGCATCAACCGGGAGCCATCGTTCACCTTGCGGCGGTGGTCTCACCGGTGTCGTACCGGAATCCCACGCTGGCACGGAAAGTCAACGTCGGCGGCACCGAGAATCTCTTGGCGGCGGCCACGGCCCTGTCCCGCCCGCCGCTGTTCCTGATGGCGTCCAGTGCCGCGGTTTACGGCTCGCGTAACCCGCACCGGTATCCGGAGCGGATCACCCCCGACACCGCGGTGAACCCCATCGATCAGTACGGGCAGGACAAAGTGCTGGCGGAGGCGGCGATCCGGGCCAGCGGTCTCCCGCACGCGCTGTACCGACTGGCCGGCGTCATCTCACCGGACACCCAATCCGGCGGCATCGATGGCGACAACCTGGTGATCATGCGTTCCATGCCCGTTGACAATCGCCTGCACGCGGTGGACGCGCGAGATGCGGCGCTGGCATTTGCCAACGGTGTCGATCGCGAAGCCACGATCAATGGCAAGGCATTGTTGATCGGCGGAAACGAAACGTGCGTAATGCTCGAGCATGAGCTCGAGGGTGACTTGATGACGGCCGTGGGCCTGGGTCGTCTCGGTCCGTCGGTGGGGCTGCCCGGCGATCCTGACGATGACCGAGGCTGGAGTTTCACCGGCTGGTATGACACCACCGAAGCGCAGGCACTGCTTGACTTTCAAGAGCACGACTGGCAGCAGACCATGGCCTGGGTCGGTGAATCCCAGCGAATGGTCCGCATCGTCTTACGCGTCCTGGGTCCGCTATTGCGGCCGGTGCTGCGCATCGCGATCAAACTGCAGAACCGCGCAGAGGGCCGTGGTCCCTACGCCGACCCGTGGGCGATGATCGAAAACAAGTACGGCCCGGCGGCGCTGGCACACGCCGATCGGCAAGCAGACTAG
- a CDS encoding acyl-CoA thioesterase → MTPTHPFDRAIELDVLDADTRRGRTRPEWANMVGPFGGITAAVLVRAIETHPDRIGEPLAVTINFAGPVADGDFDISLRAARTSRSTQHWIAELSQDGDVKTTATAVFGVRRDTWSDTEAPPPSAPAPEQIAPSSRQGEVVVWARLYDMRFAEGPLPGENAQPSATSGTMLWVRDREERPVDYPALAALCDVFYPRVFQRLGGVLPAGTISLTTYFHADQHQLDALGGDYVLACAHANRFSRGYFDQSAQVWSRDGTLLATTHQIVYFKG, encoded by the coding sequence ATGACGCCCACCCACCCTTTCGACAGGGCCATCGAGCTCGATGTCCTCGACGCCGACACCAGGCGCGGGCGGACTCGTCCGGAGTGGGCGAACATGGTCGGCCCATTCGGCGGCATTACCGCCGCAGTGCTGGTGCGTGCGATCGAGACTCACCCCGACCGCATTGGCGAGCCGCTGGCGGTGACCATCAACTTCGCCGGCCCCGTCGCCGATGGCGACTTCGACATCTCGCTGCGGGCCGCGCGCACCAGTCGCAGCACTCAGCACTGGATAGCCGAACTCAGTCAGGACGGTGACGTCAAGACCACGGCGACCGCGGTGTTCGGTGTCCGCCGCGACACCTGGAGCGACACCGAAGCCCCTCCACCGAGCGCGCCCGCGCCAGAGCAGATTGCTCCTAGCAGCCGTCAGGGGGAAGTCGTCGTTTGGGCGCGCCTCTACGACATGCGGTTCGCCGAAGGCCCTCTTCCAGGCGAGAACGCACAGCCCAGTGCCACGTCGGGGACCATGCTGTGGGTGCGCGACCGCGAGGAGCGCCCGGTCGACTACCCGGCACTGGCCGCGCTGTGTGACGTGTTCTATCCGCGGGTGTTTCAACGCCTCGGCGGCGTCCTGCCGGCCGGGACGATCTCGCTCACGACCTACTTCCATGCCGACCAACACCAACTTGACGCCCTCGGCGGCGACTACGTCCTGGCGTGCGCCCACGCGAACCGCTTCTCACGCGGATACTTCGATCAGAGCGCGCAAGTTTGGAGTCGCGACGGCACGCTACTGGCCACCACGCATCAGATCGTCTACTTCAAGGGCTGA
- a CDS encoding nuclear transport factor 2 family protein, whose amino-acid sequence MADDNASTLLAIESIKQLKARYCRYLDTKDWAAWRAIFADDFVSDTSEAGGKLIAGADDFVAFTRKSIGRPSQSTAHQVHAPEIELTSPTTARGVWALQDVVRFGPGLSLVGHGHYHESYENVAGQWLIKSSKLTRLREDIVTPVFSFYISNRIRNTAAKFANRLLEK is encoded by the coding sequence ATCGCCGACGATAACGCCAGCACGCTGCTGGCTATCGAGTCCATCAAGCAGCTCAAAGCCCGCTACTGCCGCTACCTGGACACCAAGGACTGGGCCGCGTGGCGGGCGATCTTCGCCGACGACTTCGTCAGCGACACCTCCGAGGCGGGTGGCAAGCTGATCGCCGGCGCCGACGACTTCGTCGCGTTCACCCGCAAGAGCATCGGACGCCCCTCGCAGTCCACCGCACATCAGGTACACGCCCCCGAAATCGAGCTCACGTCGCCGACGACGGCGCGCGGCGTATGGGCATTGCAAGATGTCGTGCGGTTCGGGCCCGGGCTGAGCCTGGTCGGCCACGGCCACTACCACGAAAGCTACGAAAACGTCGCCGGGCAGTGGCTTATCAAGAGCTCCAAGTTAACTCGGTTGCGCGAGGACATCGTCACGCCGGTGTTCTCGTTCTACATCTCCAACCGGATCCGCAACACGGCCGCCAAGTTCGCCAACCGGCTGCTGGAGAAATAG
- a CDS encoding nuclear transport factor 2 family protein, whose product MTESSTRELLTALVAAFGDAERVTELLAPKAQWWITPTVGVLGSPTVGRDAIRAGMRIIFGQLYAEVHTTVHHVLCDDDMGAARFTMRATALFAGGQPYENEYCVWVQVQDGLIVRVWEYLDVAHATGQFSS is encoded by the coding sequence ATGACAGAGTCGTCGACGCGCGAGTTGCTCACAGCACTCGTGGCCGCGTTCGGCGATGCCGAGCGCGTCACCGAATTGCTGGCGCCCAAAGCGCAGTGGTGGATCACCCCGACTGTCGGTGTGCTGGGCAGCCCGACGGTGGGGCGCGACGCGATCCGCGCCGGCATGCGAATCATCTTCGGCCAGCTGTACGCGGAGGTGCATACGACGGTGCATCACGTGCTCTGCGACGACGACATGGGTGCCGCACGTTTCACGATGCGGGCCACCGCGCTGTTTGCCGGCGGGCAACCCTACGAGAACGAATACTGCGTCTGGGTTCAGGTGCAGGACGGCTTGATCGTCCGGGTATGGGAGTACCTC